The following nucleotide sequence is from Vibrio sp. SCSIO 43136.
CACCAAGATCGCATTGACGTTTCTGGGTCTAACATTCGATTAAGCATTGTAAGGTTGGTATCTAATATCGCTAACCAATGGGTTATTTCCTCATAGCTCTTATCAGGCGTGGTTGATTCGATGCAACGGCTAAGTAGAACTAGCATTGGTTGCAGATAGTCTCTATGCGAAGTGCCTGGTGCCAAGTCCTCTATCTGGGTCAGCGCATTTCTAGCCAGCCTCAGTGGCTCGCATCGTATTTCACTCAGTTTTTCAGTAAATACATTGGCAATCACCCCTTCCAAGTAGACTCTGTAGGTAGTGAGCGATTCAACTGCCAGAAATAATTGGGCATCCACACCTTTGTGTGGATAAAGCGCTACTATGTGTTCATCCAAACTGCGGCTCAAATGAATATTTACACCAGCATTGGTGCATCGGCTTTCCAATACCCTCAGTAGCCCTTGCGCATCCAACAATTGCTGAATTTCAAATATGCGTTCTAGATGGTAGTCATTGGACACCAGCGTAAGTTTTAGTGGCTCACCTTGACTCACAAGATTGGACTCAATTAACTTCTGAGCCAAATTTTGAAAGTTTTGGACCGTACTAAGCGACTCCGACTCAAGCAAAACCGCTTCAAGATTGAGTTGTTCGCCACCAAGTTCTACAAAGTACTGAT
It contains:
- a CDS encoding YdcF family protein, translating into MSECKVEQLVVVLGKRLQHDNLTPEGKSRIDALMSYLTLRDCSNIAVAFCGGITPLQSVSEAYKLHQYFVELGGEQLNLEAVLLESESLSTVQNFQNLAQKLIESNLVSQGEPLKLTLVSNDYHLERIFEIQQLLDAQGLLRVLESRCTNAGVNIHLSRSLDEHIVALYPHKGVDAQLFLAVESLTTYRVYLEGVIANVFTEKLSEIRCEPLRLARNALTQIEDLAPGTSHRDYLQPMLVLLSRCIESTTPDKSYEEITHWLAILDTNLTMLNRMLDPETSMRSWWKG